The genomic segment AATAAAAAGATACATAAATACCGATGAAATACGTGAAGACAAGCGAAAGGTTTCAAGCAGGGAATATAGAGCGGGTCTTGGAATTATTGCTCGCGGAATAGGAAATGCCAGGTTTCTTGACAACTATAAAAGGGAAATACAGAGAAAGCTGGTAAGAGCCCACTTGCTTTTAAAAGCAGAAGAATTCATTACAATATCTTTGATACTTATGGCTATTTTGGGATTTCTAACTTTCATTACATCCAATTCAGTGCTTATGACAATAATATTATCCATACTTGGCTGGCTGCTCCCTCCAGTATTCCTAAAGATGAGAATTAAGAAAAGACTAAAAATGCTTAATGAACAGCTGTCCGATGCCATTGTACTCATGTCAAACTCACTTAAGGCAGGGTATAGCTTTTTTCAGGCGGTAGATATCATATCCAAGGAAATGACGGGGCCAATAGCAGAAGAGTTTGCATTTATGCAAAAAGAAGTAAACCTTGGACTCACCACCGAGAAAGCTTTGGAAAACCTTGTGAACAGGATAAAGAGCGATGATTTGGAGCTTGTTGTAACAGCTGTGCTAATTCAGAGGCAGGTTGGAGGTAACCTTTCAGAAGTTCTGGATAATATATCTACAACAATACGTGAGAGGATAAAGATTAAGGGAGAGGTAAAAACAGTAACAGCACAGGGAAGGGCATCAGGGTTTATTATTTCAGTGCTTCCTTTTGGTTTGGGGCTCATACTTTTTGTTATAAACCGTGATTATATGATAGGGCTGTTTACACATCCGATCGGAATTTTGATAGTTGTTTTTTCTTTGCTGATGGAGCTTACCGGCATATACTTCATAAGCAGGATTGTAAAAATTGAAATATAAAATATGTGCATTGATTGATTTTATAAAGGGGTGCAATATTATATGATGGCATTG from the Pseudobacteroides sp. genome contains:
- a CDS encoding type II secretion system F family protein, with amino-acid sequence MILVVIISTFITVFLLGYVVLKFIYSKQKAVSRIKRYINTDEIREDKRKVSSREYRAGLGIIARGIGNARFLDNYKREIQRKLVRAHLLLKAEEFITISLILMAILGFLTFITSNSVLMTIILSILGWLLPPVFLKMRIKKRLKMLNEQLSDAIVLMSNSLKAGYSFFQAVDIISKEMTGPIAEEFAFMQKEVNLGLTTEKALENLVNRIKSDDLELVVTAVLIQRQVGGNLSEVLDNISTTIRERIKIKGEVKTVTAQGRASGFIISVLPFGLGLILFVINRDYMIGLFTHPIGILIVVFSLLMELTGIYFISRIVKIEI